The DNA sequence TACATCCATTCTTGCACTTGACTCATCAATAAaatgccaccaatttctgttCAATCCAAAATGTGGCATGTCTGTATTTCGTccaatggaaaatattttcaccTACAAAAACCCGCGACGGGTTTTACCAACCGAAAATATACTCCATGGCTTTGCCCACTATGCCAGAACTTCGATTGGGTGTGCCAGCCGTGCCAGAGATCTAGAACCAAACCAAGCAAAATGACTTTTACACCCTCCATCAATAATAAAGACAATCTGAAGGGCGTCCATTTTACCTCCAAGTCATTGTTGGCCGATTTATAGGCCTGTGCCAAGGGTCGAATGGATCGGTTGAGTTGTGTTCCACCCAAACTGGAATTCAGATTGGTCACCATGGAATTTTCAGCGGGTTGATGGGCGTTCAGGCTCTGATTAAAGAGACAAGAGGTGTTGGCGGCCTCCTCTACGTTGGCATCAGTGCATGGGGACACACCTATCATGATGCTTCCGCCCAGGATCTTGTTATTCTTGGTCAGAGCCTTTTGAGCTTGCAATCTGCAAGGGAAGTATTGTTTTGGCCATTCCGAATGAAAATATCTAGTCTTTATGGAATCAAGAATCAAGAAAGATATTTCCAATCCAAGGCTAGCAAGTCCGGGTTTTGGCATTTGCGAATGAAGCTTACCTCAAGAATTTTCTTTAAACCAATTTTAGAATATCAACAAATTGTGGCGACCCTGTCTCTCCCCTTTCCTGCTTCGATCTGCTCATTCGGGGTGAGTCAGGGTCACCACAGAATCAAGACAAATGGTTAAGcgtcatcattttaaaatcaaagatggCAGGTAGATATATATAAATGCATATATGACTATAACTTGTTCATTCACATTGCCACAAAAATAGTGTTTCTGTGACCAAGATTACAGTAGTGAGCAATGGATCTACAAAACCGATCTCAAACTTAGATACATAAGACATCGCCTTTCACATATTTAGACAGTTCTTTGGGGATGGAAAGAAATAGTTGAATCGACTTAAAAAGAGTAtaatttttgtaaaaaaaaaagtcaagacaCCCTTCCAATGGCCGTCTACATGCTCTCTTCAAGAAGGCAAAAATTCCCGAAAGAAGAATGATAATGTTGTATCATTCGTATGATAGCATCCACATCAAAACCTTGTCCATGACTTACTTGGTCTGAAACTTGATATGCATCCAGTTTCCATTGGGCGGCATTTGATGCTGAAGAACCGTGCCACACTGAGAAAACTGGGACAGCACATAACCCGAAGCTGAAGGAGGGAAACCGAACACGGTCACCCAATTGCCCACACCCTCCTGAACGTAACTAAAATCGGAGCCCCAAAAAAACATTAGCCCCTCATCCAATTTCAGGCACTTCACCCGTCATAACCTCATTCCCTCATTCCTCACCTAGAACTATTGAGAACCTCCTCTCGGATGGATTGGTTATTGTGCTGAGGTGTACCACCAAAGCTCAATTGAGGCGTGTGGGGCATGGGTGTACCTCGAGCTTTACTATTGGGCGTGTGCATCGAGCTAAACAAACTCCGCGTGGGTGGACCTCCCGGCTTCTCAGCCGAGGGCGTGCGAATATAACTCGCGTTGGGCGTGAGGAAGCCGCCATTTCGAGCGGGCGTGCTTGCGGCGCCATCGCCCGCCAGAGTCGAGCCCAAGACCGAGCGATTGCCCGCTTCGCCATGAAAGGTCAAATGAGAAGCCGCCGAGGGGCCGGGCGTCTGCGGGGTTGAAGTGTGCTGTTGGCCGTGATGATGCGAGAGCGAGCGATTCATCTTGGACGGAGAGATCATGCGGCCAGAGCTCTGAAACGGTCAATGGAGGAGGTCAACTTTGAGACTAGCCTGAGGCAGATAAATATCGGCCGAGACACAGACTTGTAGAACTATGGCCTAGGAACGGATTTCCTGCCAATCGGATTAGCGCAACTCTTTGGGTCTTTTTTCATGATAAATTCCTCAAATAACAAACTTAGATCGATCGTTGTTAGGTAGAGAGGTCTTTGTACAACATTGACTTGTGAAGGTGAGCATGATTTTTATGCAGTTATAAGTTTGACAGGGCTTATTTTGTCCAGGTCAAGTATGGAAATGTTAGCTTGAGATAAGATGaatgatttgggcaattttctctACCACTGACAGTCCAAATTTCTAGACATCCGTGGATGAACTGACACGGGCATTTCaaatgtgaaataaaaaacCCCGAGCAAACTTGTTCAGAGCTTCAATTTCCTATTTGATGCACAAGATATATAAAGTAAAAGACTATATTCCCTACCACTCAGTGACGGACGAAATATGTACGGGTTGGATTCGTAAACTGAATCTTTTAAAGGTATTCTCTCGATGTATGAAGATGAATATATGCCCAGACCCGTCTAAACTTCATGTTCCTACTACAATAACTAACAAACCTATCATTCTAGGAATGCTTTACGTGATCAATCCCATCTTTAAGACTAACAAAGCTCTTGAACTAATTTTAAAACAGGTTCTTGTGGTAGATTTCCCTGGTCATTGTACCGGGTGTCCCGTATATCCTAGTACACTTATCAAACTTCAACTTGA is a window from the Tigriopus californicus strain San Diego chromosome 2, Tcal_SD_v2.1, whole genome shotgun sequence genome containing:
- the LOC131893018 gene encoding nucleoporin NUP35-like — encoded protein: MESMVLGSPVHSPLSPPEFPRTPLAGESYAYGRQTSLNLHSGFQGSGGGGMMPTPTPQHNASMGASGYLPGYLMGDPNQQSSGRMISPSKMNRSLSHHHGQQHTSTPQTPGPSAASHLTFHGEAGNRSVLGSTLAGDGAASTPARNGGFLTPNASYIRTPSAEKPGGPPTRSLFSSMHTPNSKARGTPMPHTPQLSFGGTPQHNNQSIREEVLNSSSYVQEGVGNWVTVFGFPPSASGYVLSQFSQCGTVLQHQMPPNGNWMHIKFQTKLQAQKALTKNNKILGGSIMIGVSPCTDANVEEAANTSCLFNQSLNAHQPAENSMVTNLNSSLGGTQLNRSIRPLAQAYKSANNDLEISGTAGTPNRSSGIVGKAMEYIFGW